The DNA region TTTATTAACATGTGTCTTTCCTAGCTAGGTAGGTACTTTTCATCCATGTTGCTCGGATCCTCCGAGAATGTCGCTGTACTTGTGTCTGATACACATATCCAGCGGAATTTTTGGAGTATCCAAGCAACATAACttcttatttatcttctttttctcccttcTACTAAAATGTCAAGACTATAGAGAAAAAGAAGGCAACTTGACTTCATATTGATGGGAAGAGTTGGATCGGAGTGATCATGTCAGCTGCAAGAAAATTTTCAGCCCTACTAATTTTTACAGTCAAAAAGTTGAAGAATTCTCTCATTTTGCGCTGAGAGGAACCTCGGATCCTATTCATCTCGCCACAAAATCATGTTTTCTTTATCATGAAGAGTCCAACAttaagagttgaagaagaagctgAGTACCATTTCTAGTTCTAGTGAgttagttttaattttaatcTTAATCTTATTTTGTATGTATATAGATGCATGACGATTCCATTTTTCTTGATGTAATTTTTTCAGAATGTGTATTAGGTTTGGGGTGGGGGTTTACAATGTTGGAGTCCTCATACAAGAGGAATTAACCAACAATGacaattttcttaatttgagtttttcttttcttttttccattttctgaGAAATTCTTCCTCCTTGTAGTTTAGGGGAAAATTGTTGGGGTATATTTGGGTATAGAAGAGAGGGAGACGTTGTTGTTTTAATATGATTATCATTTTACTAAGTTGGCCATGCCATTTTCTTGTTTATTTCGTTCCTCATTGTTTGCTGCTTTGATTTTCCCATAGCATTCTTGTTTTCCTATGTGAATTTGACCCTAAATGAACTGATATCCATGCTAATTGACGAAGTAGTTCATCTTAAGCTTGGTCGATCTTGGCCTGAAAATCTAATGAATATGCCGAAAGTTGGACCAGTGATTTTCtgatatatattaaattttgttAAATAGAAAGAATATTTATGGTGTGAATTGATTCtacaattttaaataattttttatatatttagaaactacataaactACCTTTTATAAATCAAATTCAATTTAAACCTATTTTGGAACTTCTGAAAACGTGTTTTCTAAATCCTCAAATAATAATTTCTCTTTATTATGGGAAAAGGGAATATACTATTCAAGGATAAAACTAAAGACAGTTAGATTCCCTCTAAATAAATCACACATGGGTAACATTAATAATGTCGCATTTTAACTGTTAGAATGTTAATGTATGAATTAACCAAATGTGGTGGAGTAATTGTAATTGATTGGTAAAAAGGCCTAAATTGATCTTAGAGATTATGGCAAGTAATTAGATGTGGTGACCACAAAGATCGGGTGagacagagaaaaaaaaaagattcttgATGTCAGTATATATCCATGAAAAATAATGGAGTACTGGCTTACAAAGCTGAAAATTATTGGGAAGCATGCTAGCTCATGTCGATTCAATATATGTGTGGGGATATTCTTCTTTACCTGACAGTTTGCTTTTTTCCCTTCAAACAACACATACCACATTCTAAAAAGCTTGTTCATGTCACGTTATTTCAACTTTATCATATGACATTGTACCAGCCACCACTAACCTCCACCCCTATTATCGTGGCTTTAgcagaattaattttatgtacgTGATATCAATATATTGTCCCAGTTCAATTTGTATGCGGTTTTAGGTTTTAGTTCTCTACCCAAATTGATGTTTATTTTTCGTTTTTCTCTAAGCAGTCGACCTACTGCTTACACAATTTTTCGACAGAACCAGTTCATTCAGTGTGTCTCTGCCACTACCCTATCAGACACTAAAAAGTTGAGCATTTGGGACGgaatttgtcgaaaatttgataCGTTGAAAACGGTTTTGACCGATTTTCCGTCGGAAATTTCATATTTCCAGATGGGATTCTGACTGAAATATCTATTAGAAATTTGCATTTTTTAAGTAGTGACGGCCTCCAAATCTCCGACATCAACTTTTATGAAATGGTAtatataatttgattatatatatatatcggggtCGAGGAAACAACCTTTCTACCCCACAAAGATAGAGATAATGTTTGCATACACTCCACTCTCTTCAGATCCACTTGTGAGACTACACtcggtatgttattgttgttgtgagtAACTTGTTATAACCATATTCTGTTACTAGCGTAAAAAAATATTGCAATGTGTAAACTAGTTATAAattaatagttttttttatattgaaCCCGTCGATTTTAGCAAGCTTTCCCTTTTAATTAGTACTCCACTGTTTGTTTGTCAAAGCCTCAAATTAAGGTGAAATAATTGTTTTGGAAGTATCATTAGTTTCTTTATGACGTGCATGAGTCAAAGACATAAATTAAAAACTTGGTACAGTACTAATTATGTACAGGTGGTACCATGCCACTTCAGATGTGGCATCATTTGACTGTTGACTAAAATGCTTCCGTTTATATTCTATTCTGATTTTTGCCTCCATTAAGTGAAGGACTTTTCGTTTATCCCCATGTTTTTTTCCTCCACTAACACAGAATCTAGTCAAATTGCAAATTTCCATAGTAGACTAcagtttttgttctttttcatgttttttttacttttgaaaTCCATCCATTATCATCGATCATATTCGATGAACCTTAGCTTGCCTGCGGCAACGTGATTGACGGGATGATTCATAATTAATTTGAATATTCACTTTCACAAGAAAAGTATGtatattttcttgctttcaattctattgaaccGATAATGCTACATGCTAGAAATTTAATACATTTTGATAATTTCTTTTGGTGATGGAAGAGGCGTGTGGGTGAAGATATATAGGAAAGAGAAGCAAAGAAGTATCATAGTAGGCTTTGTGACTATCACACCGATTTAATTATGGGCCTCAGACTAAGTATCTTGGGTTTGGACGAAAGCCCAAAAACCTTTCTACTTTTTCGGCAAGAAATTACATGCAATGACTTTTAACCTCCGCTTGCTCCGTGGAAAACATTTCAAGGTCAAAAGTCAAGACttgttaaatttgaaattttatccATGAAGACTGAAGTAAGTAAAagtcaaaaattcaaaattactCACTTCGAAGATCATTCTTGTAAAACACCcataaaagtgaaatattattAGTCtgcttttaataaaaaattcagGAGTATCGAAACAACATATTTAAAAAGTACAATAAAACACAAACTTATTGTTGAAAAAATATCCGAAAAAGGTCCTCAGAGTTTCTTTCGACACACTAAATATCGAATAGGCGATTCAATTTAAAATTCTACAAATAATGTTCGTATCatactaattaatttttttaataattgtgGTATTAAGACCAATTTATGTGCATTCTGATTAATACATCAAATACTTCCACCAGAGATAGATTCATGAATTTAACTTTAAGGATTGAGATGTCACTGAATCCACTAACTATTTGAGTTactaaatttgaaaatttaatttatacACGTTCAAGTAAATTTCTTAACAGATATATACGAGGTGAACCAGATCTACTGTGTTTCATTGTATCCATATCTCATAATCTCCACCCCTGCTTGTTATCTCCCCCTAATATAAGTAAGGAGTAATGATATCCACTAGATTTTAGCCAAATGGGAATATTCACCTAGTCTTGTCTCCTTTGGAATTTATGCATATTGCATGTATTAGTTCTCAACCGCTAGGTCACTTGGAAGGGCACAGAACATAAATTATTGAAATCTTCTATAACAAGTCAAGAATGTTGGTTCGTTTGATATTTGTCTGATATCAACCATTCTACCaagtaaattaaattaaacattAGATAACATTTTGTTGGATACCTTTCTTTTGAGTCGAGGGCCGGGTCTACCGGAAATAACCtttctaccccacaaaggtaggggtaaggtctacgtacatATATCCCATCCTCTCCAAACCCCACTTGTAgaattacactgggtatattgttgtattaGATAACATTTTAAAACTTGAGGCAAAGATAACGAGAAACTTCCAAAGGTTCAAAATGCTTCCTGGAGAAACTATATATTTTTAGAATAGCTAGGGAAAAGCTGAGGTCTTCCTGGATTAATAGTGatagaaatatgaaaaaatggatatgaaaaagtgatattCACATAAGAAAGGACCAGCTGAAAATTAATTATTCACATGAGGAACAGCtgaagaattaaattgaaagaaaaCCAAAGAATTCTGAGGGCAGAACAAAAAATTCCAAGGACTTATGGTCATTTTAGCTTAAAGGGAGGAAACTTAAAAAAAGAAGCCAATGATTATAGAGAACAAAAAGTCCCAGAATAACCAAAGAATCTGAGGGTCGGAACAAAAGTTCCAAAAATATTATGGTCATAAGTTTATTAAAGGGTAACTTGAAAGCAAAACTAATGATATTAGAGGCCAACAAGTTTCAGAGAACCATCAAATCCGTTGTACATGTACAAAAAAGTAGCCAAATATTATTTGTTTTCACTTTGCTCATGGCAAAGTCATAGCTCCAAAAAAGCCACTTAGAAGAAGACTGGTGGtccatttatgtatttttagaaaTGATATATTGGAATTTTCCTTCAAGACGTGAGcagttaatattttttaatattaaaccGTCATGACATATATTTAATGGCGTGGTTCAAGCCTTCTGGTGATTTTATATAACGACGGGCCACTGCTTCTCTTCCTCCATAAACGGGGAAATAAGATTTCTTGGCcgcttacaatttgaatagagaaaaatgatttttttagatcttttatgtgtttttttgaaatctcttatgtataaaaaatgaaaatctcgaAAATAGGAGATAAATTAATAAACAAAATGATTTTGGGCTTACCTCAACCCAAAGTGAAGATTGCTCAAGAATCAAGATCATATAAAAGGTCCAATTCCTTTATCTCAAATCCATGCGGGACTTCCAACACCATCTTGTATGCCCAAGCCGACCAAATGAATCGTGAACAATATTAGAAAATTCTTCGAAACGAATAGTATCTTGGGTAGTATTTGTACTGGGGATCTAAATGACTGCACAATAAGCTATgttgtttcaaaataaaaatggtaTACATCCTGATAAAAAATTTAgtcctctttttttattttcttgtattaaCTAATTGGTAGCAAGTTCTGAAGTTGAAACTTCAGCTGAATAACGGAGCTTTAAGAGcaattaagaaataaaaaggggaaaatgacACCCATTTTACCTATATATGTACTcattagaaaatataataaaaaacaTTTCCCCTTTTGTTGAATTGTGGAGAGGTCAAATTATGTAATTCTTAGAAACATGCTTCTCCTGATTTGGGGATCCAAGAATTCCAACAATGGCACTTGGGAGACACCCAAATTTGGTATGATCATCATCTTCAAGTAGTACTCAATTGTCAATAAGCCAGATGTAAACGTGCATATGGATGAGCATCCTAAAAGATACTATCCTTCAATTATTCCAATAAAATAATAgggcatttttttttacattttcctTAGcttttttatgatgaaaaatgaaactTATGGTTGAAGAGAGAAAAATTAGAGAACCAATACACGTGGGTTTCAATAGGTTAAGTTTTTTGTAAAGAAAGCTACTAATTTATTTCGTATAATAATTCAACAGTACCCATCATTAGAACAATTCATAACATTGTAGGAAAAGCAACAATAGTTGATTTTCAAACTTAAAAAGATGGTTCTCTCTAATTGGCCAATccaatcttaatcattaagGTCCATCCTATGTACTCCAATCACTCCTTTCAGTTTCATCATTTCTTCTTAAGTACTCGAACCAATAATtaataaatgtaaaaatgaaCAAGGTATGGCAGTAATAAGTATGTTGACAAAATGTTTCCAAATGGCTCTGGCGCTTACGCCTACGAGTACGTTTGGTACAAAGAAAGTTATTTTCGAGAAAACACATTTTTTTATGGAGAATTCATTTTCTGATGTTTAATATGACTTTTCatcaaaaatgaaaatgatattattattttttcttatttattgcTCCAACTAACACTTAGAATATTGTTAATTTTTAATACtcaaatttttttatcaaaatatgctcttactaatattattaatactctctaatatgtatataatacctaCTAAATATTGAAATAcatcttcaaaaaaaatattttttggacaaaattttatttttgaactcACTCTAAGAATAGACTGAGCTCGAAGAATTTAGTAGCGTTGAAAAATGAGGGAAAGTGATATTCGAGTTCAAGGTCACCAAATTTAGAACTAGAACTTTTATCATTCACTTAATCAAAGGGCTTAATTAACTATAGTAAGGAATTCGGATTTTACATCCATACctatcataattaatttaatcaaACATTTACTTTCAATTGATTTTGTAATCCTTTACCAATTTATTTTGAGTTTTAACTTTTTTACAGAACATCTTTATCTTCATAAAGTATCTAAAAATTacacaaaagaaaattatttcatcTATTCAGATAGATAAGGATAATGTTCACCCATATCGTCGTAGGGGTGCTAATGGACAGACCAGACTACTGTCTACGCATAAGGGATTAAAATGGGTCAAACTAATTTATAGATTGGGTTATAACTCGTCCACTATTGACTAAAACAACAGATGTGTTTATTTGAGTTAAGACTGAAtcatcttatttattattttataattttatgtaaatttaaaactattttctcttttttatcaTGAATATCACGAACCGAACTTAaaatgaacctttttttttttttgcaagttttTGTATGGATCAAAATGAGCTACATATGCAATCTAAAATAGCCCCGACTTTAAGATGAATCAACTTGAGTTATGTCTAAAGTGGCCCGTTACACTACCCAACTGTCCAAAGTGGCGGTCTTATAAAACAGTCATAATCTTTAGTTTTATAAAAGTAAACCATTATAAACACAGTATAACAAGTGTGTAACTGTGTATACTGAAAAAGCTAGTATATGCTATTATACTATTATTATATACACGATATGCGCAGAATATATATTTGCAGCGGCTACAAATAATTGCGGCTAGGCGCATGTAAATATTTTTAGCCACTTGGATAAAACTGTAAACTTTATTATGAATATATACCTAGCCAATCTGCTAAGTCAGAGCAGATTGAACGAGTTTATTTCCGTCAGCTAAATTTAACATTGTTAATTTTAATATCtgctttcattttatttatgtgACATTATTTCCTTGTTAATTTgttctagattttttttatgtgtaaaaatattTAGATTCAACTTTGATATATAATAATTTTGTGTTTTCTCTTGGTAGGGTTTTTCGGAAACGGCctccctatcttccgaaatagaggtaaggtttgcgtatactttaccctccccagaccccacattgtgggatttcactgagtatgttgttgttgttgttgttgttgttgttgtttgatatataataattaatgaCATGTTTTTATAGTCACATAAAAATCACAACATATTTGAAATTATAAGCTTTTAAGagccttttttcttctttttaatttttataccaaattagtaccatcacataaattgaaacacaGAAAGTATTGAGGCCATAGTTCCACCAAATTTTTTAaagtacaaataaaaaaaataaaaaaaggagtAGGTTGTTCAACCAAAGACTGGCTGACCAAATGATGGTGTGGTAGGTCCCAAGTCCATAGCCATGGGGGTTGTTCGAAGGATAATTGTTAAAGTGGATTAAAATGccgggatgatatgatgaggAAAAATTGTCCCACACTAGAAAATCATCTACTTATGAATGTGGTGATAAAGCCACACACTGGATTATTCCTTGCATGCATCTGTCACTTGATCCTTTACACTGGTGTTCAAACTGGAGGTGTAATATTTTTTCTGAtagaataaaaagaagaagatgatttgATTTTCCCCCCTACACACATCTCATGATTATCATgcattatcttctttttttcatggACCCCTTAAGCCTCACACCATACCCTTTCACCCCTAAATTAATTTCCACTCAAGATCGATAGATTCTTTAGACTCGAGGGTCCTTGTCGCTCTCACGTCTCTTCAATTTCCCCCTCTTGTATTTTCTGTTTCTTTTGCAGAAATTCTATCTCTAACATATAGAAATTAATGGCAATTTTTTTATGTAGctgagcaagaaaaacatcgTTTACAAACGTAAAGACATTCAACGTGATTCGAAAAGTGTACGTTTCAGTTAAATTAGTTTGTCGTCTACCAATAGGAAGTCCACAAAATTTTCAgaagggcaaaggtgcaaatatacccttaattttgtgatttagagcagatatacccctcgttacaaaagtggtgtatatatacccctgccgttacaaaatggtgcaagtatacccctgccgttataaaatggtgcaaatatacccttttcgctaatggggaaaaaaatgtcacgtgactttaaaaaaaaaaaaagtctaactatttttttttagtagacatacttttctaaagccacatagtaatttttttcctGGTCGGTTGGGTCtggtttgttttaaaaaatgggtagacttatttttttaaagtcacggaaatattttttttaaaacgaaccagacccgacccatcgtaaaaaaaaattactatctTCTTTaactaaattttaattaaacgATTATTTTTATGTTTCATTCTACGACTACGACAGAGAAGTAGCATCTATAAATGTTTTCTCTTTTAGAAATCTTATTTATAGTTGCATTAAGACTTTAGAACTCGTAGCCATCAATTTTGTGACTTTTGAATATTAATATACCATTTTGAACATTTTGTTTTCCAGAAACCACTTTCAGAACTAATTAGTCCGTAATAAAACCTAACCAAAAGagcaaatttaaaatttaaaatttaaagtttctGGATTCTGAATTttattatatgtacatatacaatGAATATATCAACAAATATattgagtttgaattaaagTTTCTGAGTTCTACCTGCAAGTTATAGCATCCAGTCGGGCAAAATTGGCTTTTAATTCAGACACGTCCGATCGACGTAATTTTGAGCCCTCTGATTCGCCAAATTTGTTTATTCCTACAAATATCTATCTAACAATAATCCGAACTTTTTGTTAAACCAAATTTAATAGATGGTGGAGTATTTCCTGTAATACCATCATCTAGTTTAATTATAGCATCTGGAAATAGAGGAGAATTTTCTAATTcttattaaacaaaaaattagTATCCACACTAGATTACGCGTACCTCGAATAATTTCACGAGTAATCTGTTATCTCTTACCAATACAGTTACGGAATAATTTTGTCCACCAAAACTTGGAcaaattaatgaaaataaatcatctaatattactccctccgttcagtTTTAACCGCTGGTTTTGATGTTTTtaatgcaacaacaacaacataccactAAGGTGTAATCGCACAATGTGTCTCGGGAGAATTACGCATACCTTATCCCGGAGGTTGTTTTAGAAAGCCGCCAGAGAGAAAGCATGACAAAAAGTTAGACAAGGATTGGAGAAAGTAAAGAAGTCATGGCAAAATAGTATAGATAAGCACTATGATGAAAAGTAACAGTAAATGAGTAAACTAATACGATAATCGAAGTACCAGAGGTTGAGTTTAACAAATACAAGATATAGTTTAACAAACTATCTCTATTTATTAGATGTGTTGTTAGattgagcaatattaaaaaggactattttaatgttgaatttctaaagtgatacttattttggaataatttttaaGCTAAATCGACTGTTAAAATAAGACGGAGGGAATAATATGTTTCCTATTTCCTATAATACCACGTCTACTTTTACCGCATTAAAAAGTACGGAGTAGTAGAAATAGCCAAGTATATATAATCATCCTCCAACGAGGAAACCATAGTGGTTAGTCAGAGAAATCTTTTTTGCTTTAATATTTTCGTAAAACTAAAAGCATAAAATTATTCCACAGGGTTATTCTCCCAACAGATTGATCATCCCATAGGGAAGAGTCTAAGACCCGAGAGATTTCATTTCCAACCTGCCAATATTCTCTGAGGAAGATCTAAACCCATGGCAGACCAAAGATATGTCTTTGCTCGAAAACCGCAACCCTAAAcaactttattttattactttatCTTTGTTTATTTATCATGTACCCTGAACTAACTTTATTAATTTAACCTAATGTGCTTTTTAATACtactacttaaaaaaaaaaaaaaaaaaaaaaggtgcataTCTGACGTGTCCAACTTTAATTTTGGTTCAGGTATGCCCACCCCTTCCCCATCTAACAAATCCATTTGATGATTTCAAAAGGGAATGTGTGCGTGTTGCTTTCAATATTCATCATGCCATTATGAAAATAGTACAAATTAAATATTCAAACCAGTACCACTGCTCCTTAACTACTGTTTATAACTAGCTAGGGCATGCCAATATGACAAATTCATGCAGAATATATAGTAGCCTAAGCTAAAGGACTTTAGGAATTGAAACTTGCCAGTTGCCACAATAACTCGAATCACTTCATTCAAAGCCACTAATTATTGTAATATCTCAACTAATTAAATGATCATGCATGCAAGTTCATTTATGTCCATCTAATTCTACTTCCACTTGCTAAAAAAGTCTATTTGAGTTATCTAGAGGGAATTAACAACATACCCCTCTCCAGCTTCTACATAAGAGAGGAGTTTTATGGTGCAGTTGAGGTATGGGGGAGAAgctaattttcaagaaaataagttctTAAATCTAACTATGTTTATACTTATTTTTAGGTACACATATAATTCGATGTAAATGCCGTTGAGTTTGGGCACATtcaaataaagaagaaaggaaCCAACTTGTCTATCACTTTTTGCCATGGAGATGAGCTCACCACCAATCTCTCATCTCCATGCAATAACATTCTTTCTTTACATATGGTAGTTCCCTTTAGTAGACTTATTCACACTCTACATCCCTAAATATAGGAAAGGGATAACAAAGCGAAAAAgcaagtgtttttttttttttgctttttaacTACGTAAGTGATAGTGTAAGCAGAATTAAAGCaacaaaaaaagaggagaaaaagataAGCTCTAAGCCTCTAACATACAAATACATTTAACTTTTGAGatcaaaagtttcaaaaatacaAACCTAACCCAATCCAGAAATTCTCTATAAGAAGGTAAACATCATACAACAATTTTAGCTAGCTAATTAAGCTAACCCCCTTTTCCCCTTCATGTCTATATGTATTATATTGTCTGCGAtttacaagaaagaaaaaacgcAGAAACTAAATACCATACCGTTGAAAAACTTCTTCCATTCATTTCCTCATGATGAAGATTGATCAAAGTTTAGATGTCAAGCAGGAAAATCTCATGGATGAAACATTAGTAATTCAGTATGTAAAAAAAAGCCAAGAAACCCTAAATTCTCATGTTGATGGGCCAAAGCCCGGAAGATCGGGCCACTGATTCGGGCTGAGAGATGCACTAGCAGCGGTGGTGCTATTAGTAGCACCTCCACTGCTGCTGGCTGAGCTATTTGGCcaaatattgttgttgttgttgatgaaccTTTGTGTCCAAGAACCCAAAGGCCTTGTAGCTTGAACTTGCAAAGTTTGATCAGATGGGTAAAAAGATGATTCCATGGACTTTTCTCTATTGACCAATTGATAAAATCCACTTTGTGAAGGTTCCATTTGTTGGTTTTGATCAACCTTAGGAGTAGTACTTGGAATATGGAAATTACCAAATTGGTTATTTACCCCAAACTGGGATTGATGATTATTGACACCTTGTGATAATTGAGTCATTGATTGCATGGCAGCTAAAGAAGACAAaaacccaccaccaccaccagaaTACAAAGAACTCATCGATGGAAGTGGTGGCGGTTGAGTTCTTGAAGTACTGTTACCTGAGAAAAAAGCAGCTGCTGCTGACAAATTCGTTATTTGTGgctgttgttgatgatgatgagatctTGGTGGACTATCACCGCCAGCTGATGATGATGAACCGCCAGCCTTCATCGTGCGTTTACCTTTACGGCAACCGCCACCAACAGGGACGTTCCTTAGGGTTCCACCTTGAGTCCAGTACCTCCTACATGTCTTGCAGAAATACCGTGGCTGAGTCAAACTGTAGTTGTTGTAGTAGCAAAACTTGGTGTTGTTTGAATCACAACGAGGGCATTTTTGCGGCGGTGGTTGTGGTGGTTGTGCAGCTGATGAGACGTTTTCTGTCATCTTCATTCTCCTTTGTTGCTGATTTCGATCACTCTCTCCTGATGATCTTCCACCTTGCTCCATATCACTTCTCTCTTTTTATTGTATCACCAACTTGTTCTGTAGTGATAAAAAGAGGCTTTCAAGGGGCTTTTATACAAGTCTTCTGAAAtcacttctcttcttcttcttcttcaattcaaATCTCACTACAGATcacaaaatcagatttttttcGGATGTAAGATTTAGCTAGTGCATGCAAGTCAACACTGTCAACTGTTTCAACCCTAGAGATATGCTTGAAATTAAAGCTCAAACATTTATATGGTCAATGCTTCATTTGGGATCATCTCATCATAAACATCTCTATACAAATcccacaaaatcaacaaaatcttgGTAGATTATTACACCCTTGTAAATGAGGCAAAAAGATTTAAAGACATATACAAGGAAACTAATAACAGCTGCCTGCCTGCCTTTTTCTGGTTCTTTAGTTTTAATTGAGGGAAGACctgaagaaaaataataatatagagATGGACTTTGTGTACGGAGGCAAAGTCTAGGCAAAGTTTTACTAATCTTTTATCTTTACATAAGCcaagtaggaaaaaaaaaaaaaaaaaaaacaaggggaTGGGGTAGGGTGTAGTGGGGTGGGGGGAGACGCGTGCGTGTCTACATATGAATGTTCAGTTAAAGTGAAGAGAATACTGAGATGGGACCGAGGAGGTAAGGTTTATGTTCTGTTCTGCTATGTTCAATCTCGTCTCAACAAATAAAGCAAAGAAGCCATAATTTTCAGTTCAACAAACTCTGAGCAGACAAGAAATAGGGAATACGGACAAATAAACTTTGCTTCtcaaaagtaaacacataagagAGAGAATTTATATATGGACAGGTGATATACATAACACTTTGAAGTACAGTTAAGGGTGTCTATATATCATAGGTGTTGTTTTATGTGGACCACTAGCACACTAGGGGGGAATTCAGGAACAAGAGAAGGCGGCGGCGGCGGAGGGCTGCCGGCTGGAGGTGGAGGGTGGCGGTTGTCAAATTGGTTGTGTCATCTTATTAGTCATTCTTTTATTCTCTTTCTGatcttaactttaatttttttattctagTAATATATTCTCTCTAAAACATTGATATTCTCTCTAAAACATTGTAACTCTGACATGTTCATGCTTTATCAAAAAGTAAAAGACTGGTAAGCCCACATCCATGGTTCATAACATTATAGACACCGAAATTGGCAACTCAATTGACTCGACATTTGATTACCCAtcagagaaaaaaagaaaaggaaatcgGAACACATATTCCTTTTAGATTTATTAATCACTTAGGTAAAAGTTCCCTCTTATCT from Lycium ferocissimum isolate CSIRO_LF1 chromosome 2, AGI_CSIRO_Lferr_CH_V1, whole genome shotgun sequence includes:
- the LOC132045058 gene encoding dof zinc finger protein DOF3.2-like, with translation MEQGGRSSGESDRNQQQRRMKMTENVSSAAQPPQPPPQKCPRCDSNNTKFCYYNNYSLTQPRYFCKTCRRYWTQGGTLRNVPVGGGCRKGKRTMKAGGSSSSAGGDSPPRSHHHQQQPQITNLSAAAAFFSGNSTSRTQPPPLPSMSSLYSGGGGGFLSSLAAMQSMTQLSQGVNNHQSQFGVNNQFGNFHIPSTTPKVDQNQQMEPSQSGFYQLVNREKSMESSFYPSDQTLQVQATRPLGSWTQRFINNNNNIWPNSSASSSGGATNSTTAASASLSPNQWPDLPGFGPST